One window of the Novipirellula caenicola genome contains the following:
- the pepF gene encoding oligoendopeptidase F, whose amino-acid sequence MTTATLPARDQVKPGDCWDLSSLCQDDASWEAEYKKLDEQIATYETYRGRLGESANVLAEALTFDSQFDRLAERVGTYAFLRTTEDQGNSDSQAMKLRFQNLAVRAGQAASFMRPELLAIEESRMSELAADEKLAPFRLQLERLLRYRPHTLTDNEERLLAMQGEMASAAGNAFRQLNDADLRFGEIEDHEGRKVELSHATFGQMLISPDRKVRRKAFHQYYEQFKNHENTLAATLGGSIQRDVYYARAKNYDSSLQAALFPDNVPVDVYDNLISAVRESLPSVHHYLEVRRRKMGIDKIHHYDTYVPILSGVKKHHTWDQAVNVILESLAPLGSEYVGVLEAGLRGRWADRYPNRGKQSGAFSCGTFDGDPYILMNFKEEVLNDVFTLTHEAGHSMHSWYSARSQPFEYYNYTIFVAEVASTFNEQLLTDYLLKNAADDNERAYLINNELDGIRATVVRQTMFAEFEKITHEMAEAGKPLTVATFREIYRDLLTAYFGPDFVIDEELERECFRIPHFYRAFYVYKYATGLSAAVALSRRVLEGGKQELDDYLRFLSGGCSKDPLDLLRDAGVDMTQPEPVATTLERFRTLTEELDQLI is encoded by the coding sequence ATGACCACCGCTACTCTTCCCGCTCGTGATCAAGTCAAACCCGGTGACTGCTGGGATCTTTCGAGTCTTTGTCAGGATGACGCTTCGTGGGAAGCGGAATACAAGAAACTTGACGAGCAAATTGCCACCTACGAAACCTATCGTGGGCGGCTGGGAGAGTCAGCCAATGTGCTTGCCGAGGCGTTGACGTTTGACAGTCAATTCGATCGACTCGCCGAACGAGTGGGCACGTATGCGTTTTTGCGAACCACCGAAGATCAAGGCAACAGTGATTCGCAAGCGATGAAGCTGCGTTTCCAAAACTTGGCGGTCCGCGCCGGCCAAGCCGCCAGTTTCATGCGGCCCGAGTTGTTGGCGATCGAAGAATCGCGAATGAGCGAATTGGCGGCAGATGAAAAATTGGCTCCGTTTCGCCTGCAACTCGAACGCCTGCTGCGTTATCGGCCGCACACATTGACCGACAACGAAGAACGCTTGCTGGCGATGCAGGGCGAAATGGCATCGGCCGCCGGTAACGCGTTTCGACAATTGAATGATGCCGATTTGCGGTTTGGTGAAATCGAAGACCACGAAGGACGCAAAGTCGAGCTATCGCATGCAACGTTCGGGCAAATGTTGATCAGCCCTGATCGAAAAGTGCGACGCAAAGCGTTTCACCAATATTACGAGCAATTTAAAAACCACGAAAACACGCTTGCCGCCACGCTCGGCGGCAGCATCCAACGCGATGTCTATTACGCGCGTGCCAAGAACTACGACAGCAGCCTGCAGGCGGCATTGTTCCCCGACAACGTGCCGGTGGATGTCTACGACAATTTGATCAGTGCGGTCCGTGAATCGTTACCCAGCGTGCACCACTATCTCGAGGTGCGTCGCCGCAAAATGGGGATCGACAAGATCCACCATTACGACACCTATGTGCCGATCCTAAGCGGTGTCAAAAAACATCACACCTGGGACCAAGCGGTCAACGTGATACTCGAATCGCTGGCCCCGCTGGGTAGCGAATACGTCGGAGTGCTTGAAGCGGGGCTGCGCGGGCGTTGGGCCGATCGCTATCCCAACCGTGGAAAGCAAAGCGGTGCGTTTTCATGCGGCACGTTTGACGGCGACCCCTATATCTTGATGAATTTCAAAGAAGAGGTGCTTAACGACGTGTTTACGTTGACCCACGAAGCCGGGCACTCGATGCACAGCTGGTATTCGGCACGCAGCCAACCGTTTGAGTATTACAACTACACGATCTTTGTCGCCGAAGTCGCCAGCACGTTTAACGAGCAATTGCTGACCGATTACTTGTTGAAAAATGCGGCCGATGACAACGAACGCGCCTACTTGATCAACAACGAACTCGATGGCATCCGAGCCACCGTGGTGCGTCAAACGATGTTTGCCGAGTTCGAAAAGATCACGCATGAAATGGCCGAAGCGGGCAAACCGTTGACCGTGGCGACATTCCGCGAAATCTATCGTGATCTGTTGACCGCCTACTTCGGGCCCGATTTTGTCATCGACGAAGAACTCGAACGCGAATGTTTCCGGATCCCTCACTTTTACCGTGCGTTTTACGTTTACAAGTATGCCACGGGGCTGAGCGCGGCGGTGGCACTTTCACGGCGAGTGCTCGAAGGCGGCAAACAGGAACTTGACGATTACCTACGCTTCCTATCGGGCGGGTGCAGCAAGGATCCGCTCGATTTGCTGCGTGATGCCGGCGTCGATATGACGCAGCCCGAGCCGGTTGCAACCACGCTTGAACGTTTTCGCACCTTGACCGAAGAACTGGATCAACTGATTTAA
- a CDS encoding MBL fold metallo-hydrolase gives MANLTFCGAAGTVTGSCSLVESDGKQFLVDCGLFQGTKTTQSLNYKPFPFDAAKIEFLFLTHAHIDHSGLLPKLVRAGFRGKIFATNATCDLLEFMLRDSAYIQETNAERLNVKREQKGQDLIEAIYTMEDAEQTLRQLERVEYEQWFSPGDGVRGRLWNAGHLLGSASVELQIDESGDTIRVLFSGDLGPDEKAFHLAPDAPAGYDYVICESTYGNRDREDYTLEKRREMMREELTLGLKRGGNIVIPSFAVERSQELLHDIGVLISTGQIPEADVYIDSPLARKVTEVFIDHAHDLDDIEVDATNIFRHRRFHLVQSVEESKAINRIKRGAIIISASGMCNAGRIKHHLKNNIWRRESTVLFVGYQSPGTLGHIITSGAKRVRIYGKEYKVEAAIRSIGNYSAHADQGELIDWVKERGPVLGALFLNHGEDDARQVMREMLHEHGIDRDMILMPQFDETFELKPHQCPVLVSHPKPRLDESQTVRDWHNDYASFMINLNDKLGSLDDAHQKAELIHQLSALLGR, from the coding sequence ATGGCCAATTTGACATTTTGTGGCGCTGCAGGCACGGTGACGGGATCTTGTTCGCTGGTCGAAAGCGACGGCAAGCAGTTCTTGGTCGATTGCGGGTTGTTTCAGGGAACGAAAACAACACAAAGCTTGAACTACAAGCCGTTTCCGTTTGATGCAGCGAAAATCGAGTTCTTGTTTCTTACCCATGCTCATATCGACCATTCGGGATTGCTGCCGAAGTTGGTGCGAGCTGGGTTCCGTGGCAAAATCTTCGCCACCAATGCCACCTGTGACTTGTTAGAGTTCATGTTGCGTGACTCGGCGTACATTCAAGAGACCAACGCCGAGCGTTTGAATGTCAAACGCGAACAAAAAGGCCAGGATCTGATCGAGGCGATCTACACGATGGAGGATGCCGAGCAAACGCTGCGGCAACTCGAACGTGTTGAATACGAACAGTGGTTCAGTCCCGGCGATGGGGTGCGTGGGCGTTTGTGGAATGCGGGGCACTTGTTGGGATCAGCCTCGGTCGAACTGCAGATCGATGAATCGGGCGACACGATTCGCGTGTTGTTTTCGGGCGATCTCGGTCCCGATGAAAAAGCGTTTCATCTGGCGCCGGACGCGCCGGCCGGCTACGACTATGTGATTTGCGAAAGCACCTATGGCAATCGTGATCGCGAGGACTATACGCTGGAAAAACGCCGCGAAATGATGCGCGAAGAATTGACTCTCGGGCTCAAACGTGGCGGCAATATCGTGATTCCCTCGTTTGCAGTCGAACGCAGCCAAGAACTGCTGCATGATATCGGCGTGCTGATTTCGACGGGCCAGATTCCTGAAGCGGATGTCTATATTGATTCCCCATTGGCAAGAAAAGTCACCGAGGTTTTCATTGATCACGCCCACGATTTGGATGACATCGAAGTCGACGCAACAAATATCTTTCGGCATCGGCGTTTTCATCTCGTCCAAAGCGTCGAAGAGAGCAAGGCGATCAATCGGATCAAACGGGGCGCGATCATCATTTCGGCAAGCGGGATGTGTAACGCGGGCCGAATCAAACATCACCTGAAAAACAACATTTGGCGACGCGAATCAACGGTCTTGTTTGTCGGTTACCAATCGCCGGGCACTCTTGGGCATATTATCACCAGCGGTGCAAAACGAGTTCGCATCTATGGCAAAGAATACAAAGTCGAAGCGGCCATTCGCAGCATCGGTAATTATTCGGCGCATGCCGACCAAGGCGAACTGATCGATTGGGTGAAAGAACGCGGCCCCGTGTTGGGGGCCTTGTTTCTAAATCATGGCGAAGACGATGCGCGGCAAGTGATGCGGGAAATGTTGCACGAACATGGGATCGATCGTGACATGATTTTGATGCCGCAGTTCGATGAAACGTTCGAGTTGAAACCGCATCAATGTCCCGTGTTGGTGTCGCACCCCAAACCGCGATTGGATGAATCACAAACGGTCCGCGATTGGCACAATGACTACGCTTCGTTCATGATCAATTTGAACGACAAACTTGGCTCGCTCGATGATGCACATCAAAAGGCCGAATTGATCCATCAATTGTCGGCATTGTTGGGGCGTTAG
- a CDS encoding YihY/virulence factor BrkB family protein, with amino-acid sequence MRSLFKYIVDAVRQPREELTRHQESVRYAFDLTAHCWRQLVHYRAEGMAAELTYRTIFSLIPVVVLGLVMFRIVGGLEEVQQKVEDQVYSFFGVPYIPEDYIDREPEQDEEPLMDSDASEGQSDFSLSSPAMSPSTPAVVQETTSDSPAQQVAEPSELLSETVAGSETEDLSSDPESDAESRRQARAGIRKALHEATTKIAELDFASIGVIGLVLFIYAAIALANATESIFNLIFEASTHRPVHIRVAIHWSIITLGSGLLAISLYLSGQAVDWFGTLGANQKMVVIASHALSLIASWALLFLLYALMPNTHVSVRAAAIGSFVGALLWQAAKTGFQFYVATALPYSALYGALGLIPLFLFWIYLTWLIFLFGLILTRTLQMMRGRRSAKWIDADDETALHGDPDWMLPMMVEVAEAFEAGKTLDFQQLSTQLGLNGNHAREMAERLVDAKLLRRVTQGNDDDEDDSLTLGRPAHQIEIQEILTLAHHSRSISRHRAWVALREIQQAQHDAMAGRTLASLMSDS; translated from the coding sequence ATGCGAAGTCTGTTTAAGTATATCGTCGACGCGGTGCGGCAGCCTCGCGAAGAGCTGACTCGTCATCAAGAGTCGGTGCGGTATGCGTTTGATTTGACCGCTCATTGTTGGCGTCAATTGGTGCATTATCGTGCCGAGGGCATGGCGGCCGAATTGACCTACCGAACGATCTTTTCACTGATCCCCGTCGTCGTGCTGGGGTTGGTGATGTTTCGCATCGTTGGCGGGCTCGAAGAGGTGCAGCAGAAAGTCGAAGACCAAGTCTATTCGTTTTTTGGTGTGCCCTACATTCCCGAAGACTACATTGACCGCGAGCCAGAGCAAGACGAAGAACCGCTGATGGATTCGGATGCGAGCGAGGGGCAATCCGATTTCAGTTTATCGTCTCCGGCGATGTCACCGTCCACTCCGGCGGTGGTTCAAGAGACGACCTCTGATTCGCCGGCACAACAGGTCGCCGAGCCAAGTGAATTGCTTTCCGAAACCGTCGCCGGCAGCGAAACCGAGGACCTTAGCAGCGACCCGGAAAGTGACGCCGAATCGCGACGTCAAGCACGCGCAGGAATTCGCAAGGCGCTGCACGAAGCGACCACCAAGATTGCCGAACTCGATTTTGCCTCGATTGGCGTCATCGGCTTGGTGCTGTTTATCTATGCCGCAATCGCGTTGGCCAATGCCACCGAATCGATTTTTAATTTGATCTTCGAAGCATCGACCCACCGCCCGGTTCACATCCGAGTTGCCATTCATTGGTCAATCATCACCTTGGGCAGCGGGTTGTTGGCGATCAGTTTGTATTTGTCCGGGCAAGCCGTCGATTGGTTCGGAACGCTCGGGGCGAATCAGAAAATGGTGGTGATCGCATCGCATGCATTGTCATTGATCGCCAGCTGGGCGCTGTTGTTTTTGCTGTATGCGTTGATGCCCAACACACACGTGTCGGTTCGAGCGGCGGCGATCGGATCGTTTGTGGGGGCATTGTTGTGGCAGGCGGCAAAAACGGGATTTCAGTTTTATGTCGCCACGGCATTGCCCTATTCGGCGCTGTATGGGGCGCTTGGCTTGATCCCGCTATTTCTATTTTGGATCTATTTGACGTGGTTGATCTTTTTATTCGGTTTGATCCTGACCCGAACGCTCCAGATGATGCGTGGTCGACGATCGGCGAAGTGGATTGATGCCGATGATGAAACGGCGCTGCACGGCGATCCCGATTGGATGTTGCCGATGATGGTCGAAGTGGCCGAAGCGTTTGAAGCGGGCAAGACGCTGGATTTTCAACAGCTTTCCACGCAACTTGGTCTAAATGGCAATCATGCCCGCGAGATGGCAGAACGGCTTGTCGATGCAAAGCTGCTGCGGCGTGTGACTCAAGGCAATGACGATGACGAGGATGATTCATTGACGTTAGGGCGGCCGGCACATCAGATCGAAATTCAAGAGATTTTAACGCTGGCTCATCATTCACGGTCCATCAGCCGCCATCGAGCCTGGGTGGCGCTGCGAGAAATCCAGCAGGCCCAACATGATGCCATGGCGGGGCGAACGCTCGCCTCGCTGATGAGTGACAGCTAG
- the floA gene encoding flotillin-like protein FloA (flotillin-like protein involved in membrane lipid rafts) — MNVVWLAIVLFVLFLIAILGFFFIRYGKLWFQAYMSVADVSLMSLIRMHFTKVNPNVIVQAKVMSAQAGLSISRRDGISTRRLEAHYLAGGNVMNVIHAIIAAHRAEIPLDFDQAAAIDLAGRDVLDAVQTSVYPKVIDCPDPSRTGKTTLSAITKNGIELRVRARVTVRTNIEQLIGGATEDTVIARVGEAIISSIGSTTDHFKVLENPDMITRVVLSRGLDAQTAFEIVSIDIADIDVGENIGARLQSDQAEADTRVARAQAERRRAEAIAEEQQMKAKVAENRSQLVLAEAKVPMAMAEAFRGGRITAPNAN, encoded by the coding sequence ATGAACGTGGTCTGGTTGGCGATCGTGTTGTTTGTGCTTTTCCTGATCGCAATCTTAGGGTTCTTCTTCATCCGCTACGGAAAACTGTGGTTTCAAGCTTACATGTCGGTCGCCGACGTCAGCTTGATGAGTCTGATTCGGATGCACTTTACCAAGGTCAATCCGAACGTGATTGTCCAGGCCAAGGTGATGTCGGCCCAAGCCGGGCTGAGCATTTCGCGTCGCGACGGGATCAGCACCCGGCGGTTGGAAGCGCACTATTTGGCAGGCGGCAACGTGATGAATGTGATTCATGCGATCATCGCGGCCCATCGCGCCGAAATCCCATTGGATTTTGACCAGGCGGCTGCAATCGACTTGGCTGGACGTGATGTGCTTGACGCAGTGCAAACGAGTGTCTATCCGAAAGTCATCGATTGTCCCGATCCGAGCCGAACCGGCAAAACCACGCTCAGTGCGATCACCAAAAATGGAATTGAACTTCGGGTGCGAGCCCGCGTTACGGTGCGGACCAATATCGAACAATTGATCGGCGGTGCGACCGAGGACACCGTGATCGCACGTGTGGGCGAGGCAATCATTAGTTCGATCGGTTCGACGACGGATCACTTCAAAGTGCTCGAGAATCCCGACATGATCACTCGCGTGGTGCTGTCGCGTGGTCTGGATGCCCAAACCGCGTTCGAAATCGTATCGATCGATATTGCGGACATCGATGTTGGCGAAAACATCGGCGCACGTTTGCAAAGCGATCAAGCCGAGGCGGACACTCGCGTGGCTCGCGCCCAAGCCGAGCGTCGACGCGCCGAAGCGATCGCCGAAGAACAACAAATGAAAGCCAAGGTGGCCGAGAATCGTTCGCAGTTGGTTTTGGCCGAAGCCAAGGTGCCGATGGCAATGGCCGAAGCGTTCCGTGGCGGTCGCATTACCGCGCCAAACGCCAACTAA
- a CDS encoding alpha/beta hydrolase family protein has translation MSRKSYRVKFAGGAGFELAGIIDRPDTTAAVPVLVLSHCFTCNKDLKAIVRISRGLAERGIAVLRYDMTGLGGSSGDFSQTNFSTNVADLKAAIAFANSEIGDVHALMGHSFGGAASLAVASEYSTDASDKLGCVIALAAPSDTSHLANLLLRMNPAIENDGQGEVSIGGFRWQIDSQMVADFRRHDLPDRISKIRIPTMVMHSPVDETVGFDHALRIMSLINQSDVSEMDASSSTHGKPLCSLVSLDGADHLLAQHAHDIEYVSDLAAAMVRRYCRP, from the coding sequence ATGAGTCGCAAATCTTATCGAGTGAAATTCGCGGGCGGTGCGGGTTTTGAATTAGCCGGCATTATCGACCGTCCGGATACCACCGCCGCGGTTCCCGTGTTGGTGCTGAGTCATTGTTTTACTTGTAACAAAGACTTGAAAGCGATCGTGCGAATCTCTCGCGGGCTTGCCGAACGTGGGATTGCAGTGCTTCGCTACGACATGACCGGGCTTGGGGGCAGCAGCGGAGATTTCTCGCAAACGAATTTTTCGACGAACGTGGCTGATTTAAAAGCTGCGATCGCATTTGCGAATTCTGAAATCGGCGATGTGCACGCGTTGATGGGACACAGCTTTGGCGGAGCCGCGTCGTTGGCGGTGGCAAGCGAATACTCAACCGATGCCTCCGACAAACTTGGCTGCGTGATCGCGTTGGCCGCGCCAAGCGACACCTCTCATTTGGCGAACCTGTTGTTGCGAATGAACCCCGCGATTGAAAACGACGGCCAAGGCGAAGTGTCGATCGGAGGTTTCCGGTGGCAAATCGACTCGCAAATGGTCGCTGATTTTCGTCGACACGATCTGCCCGACCGAATCAGCAAAATTCGCATTCCCACGATGGTCATGCATTCCCCCGTGGATGAAACGGTGGGGTTTGATCATGCACTGCGGATCATGTCGCTGATCAATCAGTCGGATGTGTCCGAGATGGACGCGTCGAGTTCCACGCACGGCAAACCGCTCTGTTCGTTGGTATCGCTCGACGGTGCGGATCATTTGTTGGCCCAACATGCTCACGATATTGAATATGTCAGCGATTTGGCTGCCGCGATGGTGCGTCGCTACTGTCGCCCCTAA
- a CDS encoding MoaD/ThiS family protein, which yields MENLLPEAYKTAMQREILLFAALRDAAGTDSLVIDVGSDATAADVICEVAQRVPSMQTLLASCRVALDSRYVANTQPLGTATEIAIIPPVSGG from the coding sequence ATGGAAAACCTGTTACCCGAGGCCTACAAAACCGCGATGCAGCGAGAGATTCTATTATTTGCCGCGCTTCGTGATGCCGCGGGTACCGATTCGCTCGTCATTGATGTCGGCAGCGATGCGACGGCCGCCGATGTGATTTGCGAAGTCGCGCAGCGTGTCCCGTCGATGCAAACGCTGCTGGCGTCGTGCCGCGTTGCACTGGACAGCCGCTATGTTGCGAACACTCAGCCGCTTGGGACGGCAACCGAGATTGCGATTATTCCCCCGGTTAGCGGCGGATGA
- a CDS encoding molybdenum cofactor biosynthesis protein MoaE: MSECYVELTENPIDAGALLTKVGDPDVGAHAWFYGVTRRTTGDRVTSLLSYEAHPSMAVAELKRLAAEAIERFGLNSIVVVHRVGEVPVGEASVVLGCSSAHRKSSFAALPWLMDQIKTDVPIWKRETYADGTTQWVHPTESVVDEREAEDDA; the protein is encoded by the coding sequence ATGTCGGAATGCTACGTTGAATTGACCGAGAATCCCATCGATGCGGGGGCGTTGTTGACTAAGGTGGGCGATCCCGATGTCGGAGCCCATGCATGGTTCTATGGCGTGACGCGGCGGACCACCGGCGACCGAGTGACTAGTCTGCTGTCCTACGAAGCTCATCCATCAATGGCGGTGGCGGAGCTAAAACGGCTGGCCGCCGAAGCGATCGAGCGGTTCGGTCTGAACAGCATCGTCGTCGTCCATCGCGTAGGCGAAGTCCCCGTGGGCGAAGCAAGTGTGGTGCTAGGTTGCAGTAGTGCGCATCGAAAATCATCGTTTGCAGCACTTCCGTGGTTGATGGACCAAATCAAAACCGACGTCCCGATTTGGAAACGCGAAACGTATGCCGATGGCACGACGCAGTGGGTGCATCCAACGGAATCGGTGGTGGATGAACGCGAAGCGGAGGACGATGCATGA
- a CDS encoding aminotransferase class V-fold PLP-dependent enzyme, whose product MTLPRRIYLDHAATSWPKQDDVLDAVDRYARDCGAASGRGQYQSANRADAILRSARLGLTRLIGSPSAESIAFFSNGTQAINAAIAGIVRDGDHVVCTAAEHNSVLRPLSHLANTRRVTLTVVECDSDGVVRAEDVLNAVTESTRLVAVTSASNVTGGEQPIQAIGSGLRSLRSATDCTAFLCDAAQTLGYLPIDVQACSIDLLAAPGHKGIGGPQGTGFLYVSPTWHEEIAASVFGGTGSQSESLAMPTTMPAKLEPGNLNVAAIAGLDVAVKQIAAREEAVYSETLQSVARQLNEGLRSIESIRVFGKPSRLPIVSLAIDGFEPTDLSAILDAQFSIETRAGLHCAALIHEAIGSAPAGTLRISGSATTSVEEIDAVIAAIRQIADALG is encoded by the coding sequence ATGACGCTGCCTCGCCGAATCTATCTCGATCACGCCGCGACGTCGTGGCCAAAGCAAGACGATGTTCTCGATGCGGTGGACCGTTACGCTCGCGATTGTGGTGCCGCGTCGGGACGTGGCCAATATCAATCGGCAAATCGAGCCGATGCGATCCTTCGTTCGGCGCGGCTCGGGCTGACGCGTTTGATCGGAAGTCCTTCCGCTGAAAGTATCGCATTTTTTAGCAATGGTACTCAGGCGATCAACGCGGCGATTGCCGGGATCGTTCGCGATGGAGACCATGTCGTGTGTACCGCTGCCGAACACAACAGTGTGCTGCGGCCATTATCGCATCTTGCTAACACTCGCCGTGTCACCCTGACCGTTGTCGAATGTGATTCCGACGGCGTGGTACGGGCCGAGGATGTGCTCAATGCGGTGACCGAATCAACTCGCTTGGTCGCGGTCACGTCGGCTAGCAACGTCACTGGCGGCGAGCAACCGATTCAAGCGATCGGCAGCGGGTTGCGAAGCCTTCGTTCGGCAACCGACTGCACGGCCTTCCTGTGTGACGCGGCACAAACGTTGGGCTACCTGCCGATCGATGTGCAAGCCTGCAGCATTGATCTGTTGGCAGCACCGGGACACAAGGGAATCGGTGGCCCGCAAGGCACTGGATTTTTGTATGTCTCGCCAACATGGCACGAAGAAATTGCGGCAAGCGTGTTTGGCGGCACCGGCAGCCAATCCGAGTCGTTGGCGATGCCGACAACGATGCCGGCAAAGCTTGAGCCGGGGAATTTGAACGTCGCAGCAATCGCCGGCTTGGATGTCGCGGTCAAACAGATCGCTGCCCGCGAAGAAGCGGTCTACAGCGAGACGCTGCAATCGGTCGCCCGTCAGTTGAACGAGGGGCTTCGCTCTATCGAATCGATCCGCGTGTTTGGAAAACCAAGTCGATTGCCGATCGTCAGTCTCGCGATCGACGGATTCGAGCCGACGGATTTGTCGGCGATTTTAGATGCTCAATTTTCAATCGAAACGCGAGCCGGTTTGCACTGTGCCGCACTGATTCACGAGGCGATCGGTAGTGCACCCGCCGGGACGTTACGAATCAGTGGTTCGGCAACCACGTCGGTTGAAGAGATCGATGCGGTGATCGCAGCCATCCGGCAGATTGCCGATGCACTCGGTTGA
- a CDS encoding DNA topoisomerase IV subunit B, with the protein MSTATKTYSAKDIVALEGLDPVRKRPGMYIGGVGMAGLHHLIWEIVDNSVDEAMNGHATEITVTLHKDGSSVTVSDNGRGIPIDKHPKTKKPALEMVLTVLHAGGKFDGGNYKTAGGLHGVGASVVNALSKELTAVVRRDGAQYRMIFERGIAKTKLQKLKGAVRGTGTTITFSPDPTIFPKVDFDSETIRTRLETASFLHRGVKVNYIDEVAGTKVTYLHEQGIVDYLAKVLKDRSARPIHDSPFTLRKDDDIRMELTLQWTESTDEHVRSYVNGIPTGNGGTHENGFRSGLNKAVRNYIDTHNLTPRGVKISHEDIREGMVAIVSIFIAEPQFQGQTKDRLNNPEVQPSTEASIRPALEQWMNNNRSIADSIIARIIAAARARAASRAASEAVSRKGGAKRTMLPGKLSDCLASGKGNSELFIVEGDSAGGSAKQGRDRNNQAILPLRGKVLNTESATLKKIVENKEIQDMIASLGCGIGPNLNLASLRYQKIILLADADSDGHHITTLLLTFFYRHMPALIADGHLFIAVPPLYRIDIGKETYWANDEEHREQILAEHAKRAKPEITRFKGLGEMMPKVLWETTLNPRTRRLLKVEVDDHLETDRVISDLMGRDASARFRFIMERAEDAEEIDV; encoded by the coding sequence ATGAGTACTGCAACAAAAACTTACAGTGCGAAAGATATCGTTGCCCTCGAAGGTCTCGATCCTGTTCGCAAACGCCCCGGTATGTACATCGGTGGTGTGGGGATGGCCGGACTTCACCATCTGATTTGGGAAATCGTCGACAACTCGGTCGACGAGGCGATGAATGGTCACGCCACCGAGATCACCGTGACGCTGCACAAAGACGGCTCGAGTGTGACCGTTAGCGATAACGGTCGCGGTATCCCCATCGACAAGCATCCGAAAACCAAAAAACCAGCGCTCGAAATGGTGCTGACGGTACTGCATGCAGGCGGAAAATTTGACGGTGGCAACTACAAAACCGCCGGCGGTTTGCACGGGGTGGGTGCCTCGGTCGTCAACGCATTGTCCAAAGAATTGACCGCGGTGGTTCGCCGTGATGGTGCCCAATACCGGATGATCTTTGAACGAGGCATTGCAAAGACAAAACTGCAGAAGTTGAAAGGAGCCGTTCGCGGCACCGGAACGACGATCACGTTCAGTCCCGACCCGACGATTTTCCCCAAAGTCGATTTCGATAGCGAAACGATCCGTACGCGACTGGAAACGGCAAGCTTTCTGCATCGCGGCGTCAAAGTCAACTACATTGACGAAGTCGCTGGCACCAAGGTCACGTACCTGCACGAGCAAGGGATCGTCGATTACTTGGCCAAAGTGCTGAAGGATCGTTCGGCGCGTCCGATTCACGATTCGCCGTTCACGCTGCGTAAAGACGACGACATTCGCATGGAGCTAACGCTGCAGTGGACCGAGTCGACCGACGAACATGTCCGCAGCTATGTCAACGGGATTCCCACCGGTAACGGCGGCACGCACGAGAACGGGTTCCGCAGCGGGTTGAACAAAGCGGTACGCAATTACATCGACACGCACAACTTGACGCCGCGCGGCGTCAAGATTTCGCACGAAGACATCCGCGAAGGGATGGTGGCCATCGTGTCGATCTTTATCGCGGAACCTCAATTCCAAGGGCAAACCAAAGACCGGCTGAACAATCCCGAAGTTCAACCGTCGACCGAAGCGTCGATCCGTCCGGCGCTTGAACAATGGATGAACAACAACCGTTCGATCGCCGATTCGATCATTGCACGGATCATCGCCGCGGCGCGAGCGCGGGCGGCGTCCCGGGCCGCGTCGGAAGCCGTCTCACGCAAAGGCGGCGCCAAACGGACGATGTTGCCAGGCAAACTCAGCGATTGTTTGGCCAGCGGAAAAGGCAACTCGGAACTGTTTATCGTCGAAGGTGACTCGGCAGGCGGCAGTGCCAAACAAGGCCGAGACCGAAACAACCAAGCGATCCTGCCGCTGCGAGGAAAGGTGCTCAACACCGAGAGTGCGACACTGAAAAAGATTGTCGAAAACAAAGAAATTCAAGACATGATCGCCTCGCTTGGATGCGGCATCGGTCCGAACCTAAATCTAGCGTCACTACGTTATCAAAAGATCATCCTGCTCGCGGATGCGGACTCCGATGGTCATCACATCACGACGCTATTGTTGACGTTCTTTTATCGGCACATGCCCGCGTTGATTGCCGACGGCCATTTGTTTATCGCCGTCCCGCCGCTGTATCGAATTGACATCGGCAAAGAAACGTATTGGGCGAACGACGAAGAGCATCGCGAGCAAATTTTGGCCGAGCATGCCAAGCGAGCTAAACCCGAGATCACTCGGTTTAAAGGTCTCGGTGAAATGATGCCCAAGGTGCTTTGGGAAACCACGCTGAATCCTCGAACGCGGCGATTGTTGAAAGTCGAAGTCGACGACCACCTCGAAACCGATCGCGTGATCAGCGATTTGATGGGACGCGATGCATCGGCGCGTTTCCGGTTCATCATGGAACGCGCCGAAGACGCCGAAGAAATCGACGTGTAA